The sequence ataaactggggaaactattttataagccactaagtgaacaaaatactcccttgtgtaattaaaatttttacataataatccctctaaacaattcccactaaaaggtaccttcaatttaaataaaatcatacacataaaaaaaaaaaagctaaaaaaacctccataagtctcaagtgcaaaagccaaaaaactccctccccaaattaaaaactcaagtacaaaatttaaaaactaaatgtaatgcaaccaaatgcctccctacccaaactatattgttaaccctctcagctctttcatatccccaattagttaaagctaaatgaaaaaaaaaaataaagcgggggggggggttaatttaaaaagtcagtttggcctaaaaataaaaaaagctgccttgcattcaaaaatcaaagaacagagactaagccaagtagaaaaaaaactgctttcacacccagctggctgtaaaaaaaatataaacacacataaaacgaaaagcaaataagttgcaaaactaaaattacatttgcaaagattgtctgcccggtaaaacccaacagtctgcctttgcaaccctcaagccagaatggtttgaaaacgctaaaaaggccaaacaaacagccggcgtaaactaaaataccaagcaaagatccctaaaaggaacgccccaaaaaacccagggcataaaaatccctcccaaaaggaaaagcaagttacaaaattttgcagcgtacctctaaacaatctatacacaaaacaacctaccatccacctctctctctctatctctctctcctacccccagggctggccagcctgggcagcgtgtgtacatgtataaaagtgggtcaaggtttaagtattaaagttttttcttcctttaagtaacgtaaaagcagttcctacactcaccactgtgttagtttattaataaagatttaaaattcagtcacatggtgtgtgctcttcatctccgcccctgcgatcctgtggtcttagcctaattaactaaggcacaggcaaattggtaacaaaaaatctgagacagtttaagaaaaaactgcaaagggaaaaagccctgaacagtgcacaccatctatctgttttatctTTGTTATTTTacgtttgctttgtttggcactgttggtattataggttaaaaattgcatcattaaaaataagccccactctccattaTAGTAtgcctaaaaaacaaaacaaaacaaaaaacaaaaaaaaaggtttagcattccgctctccaccccgggctgcaaacaaagggtgcaggtgggtctaccccaagtcatagcaaaactaagcaataaaaaaaaaataaaaaaatatgtgtacccaacagctcaaaaaaatgaagcaactaaaagcataaatcactatccaagcagcaactcaaacctccgcccaaaacaagttgcaagccttaaaacaaaacttccaggcaaaaaaagcggaacgcacactcctgaagccctggctaagcaagtaccagcccttcaggaacatgtgaaaatgtaaccatgtgtgctcagcatatgccgcaatggccgtgtgtctgccgtaaaaaaacatgaaacagtgacaacgccaattggccatgaattctgcccaggtggccagcctcacactccaccacccgggtagcccttggaaataaaaatgtttccaaaaaataacccaaaggggtgggggctagttaaaaagcccaccctccttgctaaagtggtaataaaacaaggcttgtacccataaaaaggaacggttccgcaaaaaaatcaaaatcgggcccaagcaggcaacacaacatttttttttaaagttaaaaactttaaaagcatagctaattacaagcatcaaaaatttaaatccctagaacaattaattaacttagattttactattttaagtgtcattttaaaaaaataaggaatttaaaaaaataaagttaactctataattgttaaaaaaattaagcagataaattttacaaaatgctgggaaaaaaaagaaattcttggtttctttgcagccagtcgaaaaaaaaaagggggcccttttccaaaaaaaggtctgcaaataaatccaggcaaaaaaatgatttaattaaaatcatttggccataaacattttagtcaagtgagctaaaaatacataaggggttttattaaaacctaactgccccaagaaaaaaacgagggcttaaaatgggtccaagcagccgtaaaatctgcagaacactgccaggcattaataaaatgtgttaggtctctgtattcacaggtaagaaaagtcctgctccaagaaacctcaACAATTTgctattggttaaaaaacaggtaactgggtctatgtacaggtccatcaacacaaaactgctctggccccactctaaaaaggcccttagcaagtcctgctaactaccaacactgctgtaaagtgccaagagctcactgcttgaacccatgcttctttctTCAAAAAAGCCCATCGGCCTCAAAATAACTCCAACTACTAATCAGCCGCtccctccttctggtattgcttttcctccttctggacagcaaaacaaacaaacaaaccaacaaactgaagtgcttgtaaccgctcacttgtccagtaatgaaattaccacacagccagcatttgccaaaacaacccagaccactgcagggtaacgtgctggtcatttctcccctgcatggtactaaaccacaactgcttgaaacaaaaaaaaaaaaaaacccgttCTCTCCGCTAAAACTGCcaacgtccaaaaattcctaactacaaaaaatattaaaaactaaccctggtaaaaaaacaaaaaaatatacactggccaaaaaagccttgtaaaaccgcttaacaaagtggtattaattaaatgtggggctttattccACAGGCTGTgccctgtgtttttaaataagtatcttcagcatgtattgtcctttctgattggctgttaaataacaaataccagaaaggccttgttgccactgcccccgccattttctccactatactatccccccgtaacacatccaagtacagacaataccatatagtctaataacacccaatagccaaggccttcccactttagtaatttatttaaatattgtttaaaaatatttttaatgttcaaaatatcccatataagcaaacaattaaataaaacaaaccggtcagtaaaagtaaagatatatcacatgactacaaataagcctaaaaaatttaaaatgtaaattagtgggttttataatggggttaatacaatggccattccaggggtctgtagtatatatatataaaaaatgggtccttattgattttggtgacccaattagtaaataatcaaattcatatttaaaaaaggtttgttctgccaccaaaaatttacctgtactaaaatagtcccagtaattaataacctaatctgtaccatattgcaatataccccttcctatgctattcatgtcaatgcttcttaaaggtacatgaaaaaaattaaacaaatgtggtatcgtatttattaaaaaaaagttttaaaatactaattaacagtaattaatgttacattaaaaattgtaaaatttgtttggccctGTCTCGTTTCAGGTCgattttatatatccaaactgctccaagggggctgctgttctgttggcacaacaaaggccctgggtctcctctagaaaaaggaaatctggtaaaacacctgtaaaatggtgccaggagtgcagcagcaatttaaaacatttcaaggccaacagcataataacaaattaaaacagctaaaaaaggccactggtcttattactaaaggCCAGTTAACCCAGGgacaggctaaagttggtaaattacatgttatctccacccttagttcaaggacccaaaagtggttaacaaaaatggtattaaatatcactaaggcaaaaaaaaaatgcagtaaaatctggcatgttcaaacattcagaatttcccagataaccagctaacggccattcaaagTAACCTTAAGCACTAGGCTTAGTCCACTGTccttactagtgcttcaaaagtgccatctcatctgtggccgtaaaaacaaacttaaacgttttcagggtaaagttgcagtcactcgcagtgctccttccaagcctacaggccagtgaaaggggtgtgggctcgcccataccaaatcctgccgggtccataaaaaaatgcatagaacatgaaacaattcacggtaatattaaaagaaattcattcccctggtatgcctagccaatttatagtcagtgctcctaaaataacacccagtgtttacataaaaataaaaagccaataaacatttttggcctttaaagcccccacagcctcagtgcgtacaaaagctaaagccaaaaaagaTTGTCACGGTTTATAACAgcgtttgttaaaaaagtagaaaacaaaaagCGACCCTcacaaaacacctgctcttcTAAGAGAaattacagctgtgtaaacgttaaggtcaccactttgcaaaacatacattttaatttcaccactgctgcaaaaaatctttatctattggcctgcaaataaagtcctacaattaaatcttaggcttcaaataccctttaATTAAGCCACCTTCATACCCGACCAATTCCAAaccctacactcactcctaccacaggttcaaaaaaatctgtaaattacaaggccaaatctatgtgcttcaaaatatatatcaaattaaaacacatgcctttcataccatctgtaaagcatttatcttatggactaattataatgTATGGtgctatgtaactaaggctataaaaTAACCCCAGCTTACTATTACAATAAacacattgtttttgtttaatttaaaaatatgttattgtggttataaaaaacaagaacaacaaaactacctttcatgttcatactaattatgcattatcattacatccaaccaaaagttatggggCTAAAcctgatccttttaatctaatatcaaaaatacaaggtctaataaaaataaaagtttaaaaatgatggttgtgCTAAAAGCACTAAAGGGGGGAGTGTgaaaaaagggatttaagtgcagccatcttagttctgttaaaaaaaaaaaaagcaaaagtcaggctaactctaaccCCAAAGAACGCAAAACTTATCAAGGCAAAACTGGTGCAAGCgaacaaaaattgcaaagcaaagctgtttttaaccttgccttaaaataataaaatgtaattgtagtaaaaaaatatttaaaagaaataaaatattttaaaaaatgtataaacaaagcagagctttatgtaataaaaaggtataaatacttgcgttgcattgtttatactttaaaaattagcATAAAAACGGACACTatccaaacggctgtcttccttcttgcaattgcctaaaaataaaactgtctctaacttgttgcatgcaaactaaaagtaagaacttgttttcttctacaatatccatttgttcttttgtccacattggtactgagcttaaataattcctctccctccatggtatttatcatttacctagatttcagtaaggcgtttgatacagtgccacatggggaattattaatttaattggaaaagatggggatcaatatgaaaattgaaaggaataaggaattggttaaaggggaaagACTACAGAGGGTCATACTGAAAGGcaaactgtcaggctggaggaagttaccagtggagttcctcaaggatcggttttgggaccaacaGCAATTGTCCTTTAAGCCAAATGCCAGAGCATCTTGCCAATTCTACGTAGTGTAACAGACCCTCATTCGTGGATCTTGAAAACATCAATTTCTAACATTATATTTTCTGTACACAGTTCAATACAACGTAACATCACATGGAGTAGCTGAGTCAGAGAACTAAGGATAATGATACACAGAATTCATTCTTCTATCTGCTGTTTATTGGTTAAAATATAATAATGATTATAATTACCAAGAAAATATCTTCCTGTATAACACCCTTTTAAAGGCATCATTTACCtccttgtttctcaggctgtagatcAGGGGGTTCAACATGGGGATCACAAGGGCATAAAACACAGAGGTAACCTTGTCTTGGTCCATCAAATAGCTGGAACTGGGTCTTAAATATATACATATCAGTGTCCCATAAAACATAGTGACAACTGTTAGGTGGGAGGCGCAGGTGGAAAAGGTTTTGCGTCTCCCCTTGGAAGAATGGATCCTGAGAATGGCCACAAGGATGCACATGTAGGAGATTAGGACACCCAGGAAAGTAGTCGTGACAATTACAGTCGAGAAAGTGAAAAGTACAAGGTCAGTGACCTGGGTGTCGGAGCAAGACAGCTTCAGCATGGGGGGCacgtcacagaagaaatggttgacAACACTGGAGCTGCAGAAGGACAGACTGAATATAAATAGAGTTTGCACAATTGAATTCACAGAGCCACAGACATATGTGCCAGCCACCAACAGGACACAGTGTCTCTTGGACATAATGGTTCTGTAGAGCAGTGGATTACAGATAGCTTTGAAGCGGTCATACGCAATCACAGCCAGGAGGCAACATTCACTGGTCACAAAAAAACAGACAAAGAATAGTTGTGCCGCACACTCAATGAAAGGAATGGTTCTTGTCTCTGCTACAAAGGTCATGAGCAGCCTGGGAGCTATGGCTGTGGAATATCCAATATCTACAATGGACATCTGGCTTaggaaaaagtacatgggggTATGAAGTCGGGTTTCAACCATGATTAACGCTATCATCCCAAGATTCCCCATCAGGCTGACCACATACATCACTAGGAACAACATAAAGAGGGGGATCTGTAGATCTGGATGATCTGTGAATCCTACGAAAATGAACTCTGTCACCGTGGTATGGTTTCTCTCTGCCATTTATTCCAGAAACTCTCTCCTCTGctggtgaaaaataaaaaataaggatTACAGTTAATCATGGGACAATAAAGTATTGAGTACAGATCCCTCATAATCCCTGTGATTGTTCCTGTGAAACAGTGTATAAACATAACACATCAAAGGACACTCCTAGGGAATGTTCTCTTTGTATTTCCCACATGCTTTCCATTAGAGATAGGATATGACCCAGCTACAGAAATATTGTATACTCTGTGTTAATATGCATGAAACCATCCAGTGGGTCAAATCTTCTATAAAATAAGAGATATATAGATTGGGAGTGTTTAGTTTAGAAGGGAGGCAAATAATCTGCTATCAGTGTACGCAAATAATCAATGCTATAGAGTTTATTCATGGTCATTGATTTTCTCTTCCTAATCCAAACGACCTCAAAGGGCACAAGGGATGCTCAGTGCCCCttttatataggtgcctaaatagaaatttaggtgcctactaTGAGGCAGCCCCAGCGGAAAAGTTTGGTATCACTGTCTATGCAGCCTTAAAGTGTCACTGTCCTATTGGAGTCAGTCTATGTTTTACAGACATTCTTTGTCACCATGTGcattatttttcctccctcttaCAAATCCTCTCAGAGGTACTAACATTTGTAAGTGGTATGGACTGTAACTGATTCTATGGTTACTTTTGACTCTCAGATTCCCAGAGCCTAGAAATGAGAAAATGCATCTCCTAGGGATAAATACtaagtcaatctgtggaactccttgccagaagatatTTTGagggccaagactatagcagggttcaaaaaagaactagataagctcatggaggataggtccatcaatggctattagccaggatgggcagggatggtgtccctagcctctgtttgccagaagctgggaatgggcgacgggacggatcacttgatgattgcctgttctgttcattccccctggggcacctggcactggccactgtcagaagacaggagactgggctagatggacctttggtctgacccagtatggccgttatgTTTCTATGGAATTTCACTGCCACATTCACAAAGAGATGCTCAAAAGATAATAATTATGACATTTCTTACCAGTCATGGTGTAGGTGTACACTCAGTAAATTCCATTGTGGTTTGTATTTGGTGGAGGAAGTTATGGGCTGGTTTGACTCCTCATTAACcaattgacttcagctgagctaCTCTACCTTCACACTAGTgagactgagatcagaatctggctagTGACACGGTAACACAATGTGAGATCTGTGCTGATGGGCACAAAGCATCTCATGCCCGTTTGTAATCTTTAGGATAGAAAGAAAATGAGTTGGAGATAATGTGGGAGTTTCCTAGTTACTGGAAAAAACAGAGGTCTCGGTATTCTGCATATTCCCTCTCTCTTTACATCTCTGCTagacaagtaaaaaaaaatgaaaattttagtcAATATagggaacataggaattgccataccagatcagacaaATGATGCATCTTATTGAGTATTGACTATGCATTGGCAGTCTTTGCAGTGTGCTTCAGGGAAAGGGGCAAAGCCCTCACGGTAGGAAGTTATTCAATAACAGGCCTATAGGGGTATTTTCATCCTACATCCAGGCAATTAGTGGTTGCCTCAtgctctgaagcatgaaggtttacATCCCTTGCAAATGTCTGTATCATACCTAATGTAACTGTTCTTAATATTCATACTGTGAATCAATCCCTCCTCCCCCGGCCTCCCAAAATAAAACataccaaaaaaaccaaccctgctCAAAAAGTCTTTACGGTTGAAAACTTCAGCAActgaaaattaggaaatgccagatttgtggttgcctatgcaaccttaattctgccctcttgggtgtttgcattatgatagtctttaattgcattatcacatgctgtttttttcttaaaaccacTGGACCCGTGCCTTATTCAGTGTATAGGGCAGACTAACTTTTGTGTGACTGAACAGACAACCTAAATGATGTTCTGTTAATATAGTTTTGCatatgtaatttcctaggtttttaaaaagacaaaactcAATTCTGTCACAACACCTCCATTCTGCATCCTCTTGGTTTGCACCTGTAACCACCTGCACTGCATTACAGACTTCCACCACTTCTGTTACAGGCCTTTGCAAGAGCAAGCTATTTTCCTATAGATGACCAGGGAGATGTGTAGGATCTGTGGAGAGCCTGTCACAGTATTCTGCCCCTCTTcctctggg comes from Lepidochelys kempii isolate rLepKem1 chromosome 6, rLepKem1.hap2, whole genome shotgun sequence and encodes:
- the LOC140912731 gene encoding olfactory receptor 5AR1-like translates to MAERNHTTVTEFIFVGFTDHPDLQIPLFMLFLVMYVVSLMGNLGMIALIMVETRLHTPMYFFLSQMSIVDIGYSTAIAPRLLMTFVAETRTIPFIECAAQLFFVCFFVTSECCLLAVIAYDRFKAICNPLLYRTIMSKRHCVLLVAGTYVCGSVNSIVQTLFIFSLSFCSSSVVNHFFCDVPPMLKLSCSDTQVTDLVLFTFSTVIVTTTFLGVLISYMCILVAILRIHSSKGRRKTFSTCASHLTVVTMFYGTLICIYLRPSSSYLMDQDKVTSVFYALVIPMLNPLIYSLRNKEVNDAFKRVLLNKNNVFIVIVSWGYFIALVT